One segment of Solanum lycopersicum chromosome 1, SLM_r2.1 DNA contains the following:
- the LOC101268133 gene encoding glutaredoxin-C1-like, with product MQYQNTRARQRSSSSDLLERVARLASGSAVVIFSSSSCCMCHAIKRLFCELGVSPMVYELDQDPNGKGMERALYKLLGNSPTVPVVFIGGELIGSMDRVMASHINGTLVPRLKEAGALWL from the coding sequence ATGCAATATCAAAACACTAGGGCAAGACAAAGGTCATCGTCTTCGGACTTGTTGGAGAGGGTGGCTAGGCTAGCATCAGGAAGCGCGGTGGTGATATTTAGCTCGAGTAGTTGTTGCATGTGCCATGCAATAAAGAGGTTGTTCTGTGAGCTCGGTGTGAGCCCGATGGTGTACGAGTTAGACCAAGACCCTAATGGAAAAGGGATGGAGAGGGCGCTTTACAAGCTTCTTGGAAACTCACCAACCGTACCGGTAGTGTTCATAGGTGGTGAACTGATCGGATCGATGGATAGAGTTATGGCTTCTCATATTAATGGCACTCTTGTCCCTCGTCTCAAAGAAGCCGGAGCTCTCTGGCTATGA